One genomic window of Candidatus Binatia bacterium includes the following:
- a CDS encoding hemerythrin domain-containing protein, with product MEPTASGSPTTTLHHAPGPVSWFLVVDHVRLDALLQRAGAQPGAIDHATYAEFRAGLLKHIGMEEKILLPAAQRARGDEPLRPPPPGCGSIQKRLRRFREGVPRPPCNKVQWTGASAL from the coding sequence ATGGAACCGACAGCGTCCGGAAGCCCGACGACAACGCTTCACCACGCGCCGGGGCCTGTCTCGTGGTTTCTTGTTGTCGACCACGTCCGCCTGGACGCGCTGCTTCAACGTGCCGGCGCGCAGCCCGGCGCCATCGACCATGCGACCTATGCCGAGTTCCGCGCCGGCCTGCTCAAACACATCGGCATGGAAGAGAAGATCCTCCTTCCTGCCGCCCAGCGCGCACGCGGTGATGAGCCGCTGCGCCCACCGCCGCCAGGTTGCGGCTCGATCCAGAAGCGTCTGCGCCGCTTCCGAGAGGGCGTTCCGCGGCCACCATGCAACAAGGTACAGTGGACCGGCGCATCAGCACTTTGA
- a CDS encoding DEAD/DEAH box helicase produces the protein MTFQQFQLSPPMQAALRAAGYRTPTPIQAGTIPAALTGRDVIGAAQTGTGKTAAFLIPLVERLNAARRGGQPGTALVLAPTRELAEQTHGWTQRLGCGLRATLVVGGVAYGPQLAAFRSRPAIIIATPGRLVDHLERGTVSLREVCILVLDEADRMLDMGFKPQLDRIMRVLPTPRQTLLFSATLAPELGALARMHLRDPIRVAVGPQAVPPSRTVQDVYLVEHQHKTPLLLSLIERDAGNVLVFARTKHRTDRLARTVHNAGHAVQRLHSDRSQSQRREALEGFRAGRYRILIATDIAARGIDVAGIGRVINYDLPHTVEDYVHRVGRTARADADGHASSFAAPEERAQLHAIERHIGSSLPRQSHGADRAALRA, from the coding sequence ATGACGTTTCAACAATTTCAGCTCTCGCCGCCGATGCAGGCGGCCTTGCGGGCCGCTGGTTACCGGACACCAACCCCAATTCAAGCAGGGACCATTCCTGCGGCCTTGACCGGGCGCGACGTGATCGGCGCGGCGCAGACCGGCACCGGCAAGACCGCTGCGTTTCTCATCCCCCTGGTGGAACGCCTCAATGCCGCGCGTCGCGGCGGCCAGCCCGGCACCGCTTTGGTCTTGGCGCCGACGCGTGAGCTCGCCGAACAAACGCATGGCTGGACTCAGCGCTTGGGCTGCGGTCTGCGCGCGACGCTGGTCGTCGGTGGTGTGGCCTACGGCCCCCAACTTGCGGCGTTTCGCAGCCGGCCCGCAATCATCATCGCGACACCGGGACGGCTCGTCGACCACCTGGAGCGCGGCACGGTGTCGTTGCGCGAAGTATGCATCCTGGTCCTCGACGAGGCCGATCGCATGCTCGACATGGGGTTCAAACCACAGCTCGATCGCATCATGCGGGTATTGCCGACACCGCGGCAGACGTTGCTGTTCTCGGCGACGCTTGCGCCCGAACTCGGTGCCTTGGCCCGGATGCACTTGCGTGATCCCATCCGCGTCGCTGTCGGCCCGCAGGCGGTACCGCCCAGCCGCACCGTTCAGGATGTGTACCTTGTCGAGCACCAGCACAAGACGCCGCTGCTGCTGTCGCTGATCGAGCGGGACGCAGGCAACGTCCTGGTGTTCGCGCGCACCAAGCACCGAACCGATCGCCTGGCACGGACGGTGCACAACGCCGGCCACGCCGTGCAGCGCCTGCACTCCGATCGTTCCCAGTCGCAACGGCGCGAAGCCCTGGAAGGATTTCGCGCCGGCCGCTACCGTATCTTGATCGCTACCGACATCGCGGCGCGGGGCATCGACGTCGCCGGCATTGGGCGCGTCATCAACTACGATCTGCCGCACACGGTCGAGGACTACGTGCATCGGGTCGGCCGTACCGCGCGCGCCGACGCCGATGGCCACGCATCGAGTTTCGCCGCACCGGAGGAACGCGCACAGCTGCACGCCATCGAACGGCACATCGGTAGCTCGCTGCCGCGGCAGTCGCACGGTGCCGACCGCGCGGCGCTCCGGGCGTGA
- a CDS encoding 3-oxoacyl-ACP reductase family protein, with the protein MMSKRKVALITGGGNGIGAACCRALAAEGFCVAVHYRSSEAAALRLAAELPEAFTVRADLAVASDIEELVATLRAKAGRIDVLVNNAGLNRNGETAFMEIADYDAVASLARGTWYLTKLVLRRFMLRAGSGRIINITSVVGHTGNRGQVPYTMVKSGLDAMTKSLAHELRGRDILVNAVAPGFIDTGMTAELPAEIRADVLARIPLSRMGTPAEVADVVSFLATRGSYLTGTVIHVNGGLYGG; encoded by the coding sequence ATGATGAGCAAGCGAAAAGTCGCCCTGATCACCGGCGGCGGGAACGGAATCGGTGCTGCCTGCTGCCGCGCGCTTGCTGCCGAGGGCTTTTGCGTTGCGGTCCACTACCGCTCGAGTGAGGCGGCGGCGCTCAGGTTGGCCGCCGAGCTGCCGGAGGCATTCACCGTGCGGGCCGACCTTGCCGTTGCATCCGACATCGAGGAACTTGTCGCGACGTTGCGGGCCAAGGCCGGGCGGATCGACGTCCTGGTGAACAACGCGGGCCTCAATCGCAACGGCGAGACCGCGTTCATGGAGATCGCCGATTACGACGCGGTCGCCAGCCTGGCGCGCGGCACTTGGTATCTCACCAAGCTCGTGCTGCGCCGCTTCATGCTGCGGGCGGGCAGCGGGCGCATCATCAACATCACCAGCGTGGTCGGACACACCGGCAATCGCGGCCAGGTGCCGTACACCATGGTGAAGAGCGGTCTCGACGCCATGACCAAGTCGCTCGCGCACGAGCTGCGTGGGCGTGACATTTTGGTGAACGCCGTGGCCCCCGGCTTTATCGACACCGGCATGACCGCGGAGCTTCCCGCCGAGATCCGTGCCGATGTCCTTGCCCGTATCCCGCTTAGCCGGATGGGCACGCCCGCAGAGGTGGCCGATGTCGTGAGCTTTCTGGCGACCCGGGGCAGCTATCTCACCGGAACCGTGATTCACGTGAATGGGGGGCTCTACGGTGGCTGA
- a CDS encoding phosphopantetheine-binding protein, whose translation MQQTEVLEKVVEILTPYVKNEAALTALTLETNILDDLKVNSARLVDVVLAFEDEFGIEVADDEVDTVNTVGDAVHLICTKLQ comes from the coding sequence ATGCAGCAGACGGAAGTGCTTGAGAAGGTGGTGGAGATTCTCACCCCTTACGTCAAGAACGAGGCGGCGTTGACCGCCCTCACACTGGAAACCAACATCCTCGATGACCTCAAGGTCAACTCGGCGCGGCTGGTCGACGTGGTGCTGGCCTTCGAAGACGAGTTCGGCATCGAGGTGGCTGATGACGAAGTCGATACCGTCAACACGGTGGGCGACGCGGTACATTTGATTTGCACGAAGCTGCAGTAA
- a CDS encoding RNA-binding protein, with translation MGKKLYVGNLAFGVSDKDLEELFAQAGVCESAAVITDRATGQSRGFGFVEMGSNADAQKAIQQFDGQEFKGRALKVNEARDREGGGGGGGGGGGGGGRGGRGGGFNRRY, from the coding sequence ATGGGTAAGAAACTGTACGTAGGCAACCTGGCCTTCGGCGTCAGCGACAAGGATCTGGAGGAGCTGTTCGCGCAGGCCGGCGTGTGCGAGTCTGCCGCGGTCATCACCGATCGCGCCACGGGTCAGTCCCGAGGCTTTGGTTTCGTCGAAATGGGTTCGAACGCCGATGCGCAGAAGGCGATCCAACAGTTTGACGGGCAGGAGTTCAAGGGCCGCGCCCTGAAGGTCAACGAAGCGCGAGACCGCGAAGGCGGCGGTGGAGGCGGTGGGGGCGGTGGGGGCGGTGGCGGCCGCGGCGGCCGCGGCGGTGGGTTCAACCGGCGCTACTAA
- a CDS encoding beta-ketoacyl-[acyl-carrier-protein] synthase family protein: MRCRAVVTGLGVVAPNANSVSGFEEALRQGRSGIRAIERLAQLGFACRVAAVPQGIDTIAASYFGEDELMAMNSNLRYASIAAVDAWCDAGLVRPHPDDDIVDWDAGAMLGTGIGGLDTVGEKIVPLTDAGKVRRLGSTMVEQVMGSGVSAKVAGLLALGNQVTTNSSACSTGTEAIVEGALRIRHGLATRMLCGGSEGSSHYIWAGFDAMRVLCRTHNDTPERASRPMSASAAGFVPGAGAGVLLLESLESALERGVRIYAEVLGVAVNCGGQRGGGSMTAPNPEGVRRCVRSALADANIRPDEVDAINGHLTATGADPREVRAWAAALERTPEQFPPIVSTKSMIGHALGAAGAIEAVAAVLMLHRGFIHPSINCEDVHPEILPYAASIPHTFRVMPTLRVMAKAGFGFGDVNACVIFRKWDESDKVERRETYAADGSA, translated from the coding sequence ATGAGGTGCCGCGCCGTCGTGACGGGGCTCGGCGTGGTTGCCCCCAATGCCAACTCCGTGTCGGGTTTTGAAGAAGCGCTACGACAAGGGCGTTCGGGTATCCGCGCCATCGAGCGGCTCGCGCAGCTGGGCTTCGCGTGCCGGGTTGCCGCTGTGCCACAGGGCATCGACACGATCGCAGCGTCGTATTTTGGTGAAGACGAACTGATGGCCATGAACTCGAACCTCCGCTACGCGAGCATTGCGGCTGTCGATGCGTGGTGCGACGCAGGGCTGGTGCGTCCGCACCCGGACGACGACATCGTGGATTGGGATGCCGGCGCCATGCTGGGCACCGGCATCGGCGGTTTGGATACAGTGGGTGAGAAGATCGTCCCGCTCACCGATGCCGGCAAGGTGCGCCGTCTCGGCAGCACAATGGTCGAGCAAGTGATGGGCAGCGGGGTCTCCGCCAAGGTGGCCGGCCTGCTCGCCCTTGGCAACCAGGTGACCACCAACTCCAGTGCCTGCTCCACCGGAACCGAGGCCATCGTGGAGGGCGCCCTGCGCATCCGGCACGGGTTGGCGACACGCATGCTGTGCGGTGGCTCGGAGGGATCGAGTCACTACATCTGGGCGGGCTTCGACGCCATGCGCGTGCTATGCCGCACGCACAACGACACACCGGAGCGCGCCTCGCGACCGATGAGCGCCTCGGCTGCCGGTTTCGTTCCGGGCGCCGGCGCTGGCGTGCTGCTGCTGGAGAGTCTGGAGAGTGCGTTGGAGCGCGGAGTGCGGATCTATGCGGAAGTGCTCGGTGTCGCGGTCAACTGCGGCGGCCAGCGCGGCGGCGGGAGCATGACCGCTCCCAATCCCGAAGGCGTTCGCCGCTGCGTCCGCAGCGCGCTGGCGGATGCCAACATCAGACCCGATGAAGTCGATGCCATCAACGGTCACCTCACGGCAACCGGCGCCGACCCGCGCGAGGTGCGCGCGTGGGCGGCGGCGCTGGAGCGCACACCGGAGCAGTTTCCGCCCATAGTGTCCACCAAGTCCATGATCGGGCACGCCCTCGGCGCTGCGGGCGCGATCGAAGCGGTGGCCGCGGTGCTGATGCTGCACCGCGGTTTCATTCATCCATCAATCAACTGCGAGGACGTGCACCCGGAAATTCTGCCGTACGCGGCCTCGATCCCGCACACGTTCCGCGTCATGCCCACGCTGCGCGTAATGGCCAAAGCCGGTTTCGGCTTCGGCGACGTCAACGCCTGCGTGATCTTTCGCAAATGGGACGAGTCAGACAAGGTTGAAAGGAGAGAAACGTATGCAGCAGACGGAAGTGCTTGA
- a CDS encoding nitronate monooxygenase family protein encodes MRTELCDQLGIEFPIFAFSHCRDVVTAVSRAGGFGVLGAVGFQPAQLEIELKWIDEHIGDKPYGVDIVIPGKYEGMGEVDPKKLEEQLLAAIPPQHRAFADKVLADHGVPKLPEGEKMTELLGWTAATATPQIAVALKHDKVKLIANALGTPPADVIDEIHGAGRLVVALCGSVKHARAHKAAGVDIIVAQGYEGGGHTGEIGSVVLWPEVIDAVAPTPVLAAGGIGTGRQIAAALAMGAQGVWTGSLWLTVQEAEAPPAQMDALLKATSRDTVRSRSFTGKPCRMLRNAWTEAWEAPDSPKPLGMPLQFMVTADAVARGHRYAERAKDVMFNPVGQIVGQLNAVRPVKEVILQLVEEYLEAAERLQRLTSNALG; translated from the coding sequence GTGCGCACAGAACTCTGCGACCAGCTCGGAATCGAGTTTCCCATATTTGCTTTTAGTCACTGCCGCGACGTCGTTACCGCGGTCAGTCGGGCTGGCGGGTTCGGAGTCCTCGGTGCAGTCGGCTTTCAGCCCGCCCAACTCGAGATCGAGCTGAAGTGGATTGACGAACACATCGGCGACAAGCCGTACGGTGTCGACATCGTCATCCCCGGAAAGTACGAGGGGATGGGTGAGGTCGACCCAAAGAAGCTCGAGGAGCAGTTGCTTGCTGCCATCCCCCCGCAACACCGAGCCTTCGCCGACAAGGTCCTTGCCGACCATGGCGTGCCGAAGCTGCCCGAGGGCGAGAAAATGACCGAGTTGCTCGGCTGGACGGCAGCGACGGCAACTCCGCAGATCGCGGTGGCGCTCAAACACGATAAGGTGAAGCTGATCGCCAACGCCTTGGGGACGCCTCCCGCCGACGTGATCGACGAGATTCATGGGGCGGGGCGGCTGGTCGTCGCGCTCTGCGGTTCGGTCAAGCACGCCCGCGCACACAAAGCGGCGGGGGTCGACATCATCGTCGCTCAAGGATACGAAGGCGGCGGACATACCGGTGAGATCGGCAGCGTCGTGTTATGGCCCGAAGTGATCGATGCGGTGGCGCCGACTCCCGTGCTCGCCGCCGGAGGCATCGGTACGGGCCGGCAGATCGCGGCGGCACTGGCTATGGGCGCGCAGGGTGTGTGGACCGGATCGCTCTGGCTCACGGTGCAGGAGGCAGAGGCCCCACCCGCACAGATGGACGCCCTGCTCAAGGCCACAAGCCGCGACACTGTGCGCTCACGGTCGTTTACGGGTAAGCCGTGTCGCATGCTGCGCAACGCGTGGACCGAAGCGTGGGAGGCCCCCGATTCGCCCAAGCCACTGGGTATGCCCCTGCAGTTCATGGTTACCGCAGACGCCGTTGCCCGTGGGCACCGTTATGCCGAGAGAGCCAAGGACGTCATGTTCAACCCGGTGGGGCAGATCGTCGGCCAGCTCAACGCGGTGCGCCCGGTCAAAGAGGTCATTCTGCAATTGGTCGAGGAGTACCTCGAAGCCGCGGAACGCCTGCAGCGCCTCACGAGCAACGCCCTGGGGTGA
- a CDS encoding SDR family oxidoreductase, with protein sequence MAKEFVRDVWALILGGSSGFGLAVAHKLAEHGMNLCLVHRDRRGAMSRIEPEFARIRSTGVSLLTFNADALDAATRTTVLDQIASVVGATGHVRVLLHSIAFGNLKLIAPGKASSHHARGALASALGVDEGRLTTSVNSLFEQGVDALHTLVGPPAYSNSYLDDEDLARTIYSMGTSLLGWTQEMLRRGLFADDARIFGLTSEGNQLAWKGYAAVAAAKAALESIVRAIAVELAPYGIRANVIQAGITDTPALRAIPGSDRLRAQARLRNPFGRLTTPLDVANVIYLLSLDEAAWVNGEIIRVDGGEHISGGMP encoded by the coding sequence TTGGCGAAAGAATTTGTACGAGACGTGTGGGCGTTGATCCTCGGCGGTTCAAGTGGGTTTGGCCTGGCCGTCGCCCACAAGCTCGCGGAGCACGGCATGAACCTGTGCCTGGTCCATCGCGACCGCCGCGGGGCCATGTCCCGCATCGAGCCGGAATTTGCCAGGATTCGGTCGACTGGCGTATCGCTCCTCACCTTCAATGCGGATGCGCTCGACGCGGCGACGCGCACCACAGTTCTCGACCAGATCGCCAGCGTTGTGGGCGCCACAGGTCACGTGCGTGTGCTGCTGCACTCGATCGCATTCGGCAACCTGAAGCTGATCGCCCCCGGGAAGGCCTCATCTCACCACGCGCGTGGCGCACTGGCGTCGGCGCTCGGTGTCGACGAAGGACGGCTGACGACGAGCGTCAATTCGCTGTTTGAACAAGGTGTCGACGCGCTGCACACGCTTGTAGGCCCACCCGCGTACTCCAACTCGTACCTCGACGACGAGGACCTGGCCCGTACAATCTACAGCATGGGCACGAGTTTGCTGGGCTGGACGCAGGAGATGCTGCGGCGCGGGTTGTTTGCTGACGATGCGCGGATCTTCGGCCTCACGAGCGAAGGCAACCAGCTGGCGTGGAAGGGCTATGCCGCGGTGGCCGCGGCTAAGGCCGCGCTGGAATCGATCGTGCGGGCTATCGCCGTCGAGCTGGCGCCGTACGGCATTCGTGCCAACGTCATCCAGGCGGGCATCACCGACACGCCTGCATTGCGGGCGATTCCGGGGAGTGACCGCCTCAGGGCGCAGGCGCGTCTGCGTAATCCGTTTGGCCGCCTGACGACACCGCTCGACGTTGCCAACGTCATCTACCTACTCTCGCTCGACGAGGCCGCCTGGGTCAACGGCGAGATCATCCGCGTCGACGGTGGCGAGCACATCTCTGGGGGCATGCCGTGA
- a CDS encoding radical SAM protein, translated as MRVFLVHVRDPQFYALPAATRAKNGNIRIMGFPPIGIMALSAVLKRAGHECVMFDQANPGTPNEVIIEEMQRQRPTLVGLSFLSTTSYPYAKILARQIRAVDAQVRLAFGGVFATLNAQLIKLQCPEVDFVCRGDGEQLILDLVGQLDDPGEVAGLTWAKDGTVVHNPNRVLDRALDQWPFPDRESLPLDFIESMPLDVPAVLSMERFTTMQTSRGCPWPCVFCDIPIFNEGKWRSRSPQHVVDEFKHLQSLGYGAVYFVDDHFLLQPKRIEAICKGINDAGVTIQWGCEGRVDSTAQHLFPAMAKAHCRTLMFGIESGSQRVLDRLRKEQTLAEVETAVSNAKQAGIEIVHGFFVVGSPDETVEDLRATFDFAAKLRLDTFAFNRLCVYRGTPLWQEYLQRGLVNEATDWYKYFKCSEIDPTCLPGEVINAERTAGFRRVFRYKLTRYPLQTMRLLRRFLRHMPLRNVAYLLIKPFLGDKRGPTKNEVLSRAVEHGALKDAAAQLTQVSDAQFEEVIAESKAGHIPPKTAVG; from the coding sequence ATGCGGGTGTTCTTGGTACACGTTCGTGACCCCCAGTTCTACGCGCTGCCGGCAGCGACCCGCGCCAAGAACGGCAACATCCGCATCATGGGTTTCCCGCCCATCGGCATCATGGCGCTCTCCGCCGTGCTCAAACGCGCTGGCCACGAGTGCGTCATGTTCGACCAAGCGAACCCGGGAACCCCCAATGAAGTCATCATTGAGGAGATGCAGCGACAGCGACCAACTCTCGTCGGACTGAGTTTCTTGAGTACGACCAGTTACCCCTACGCCAAGATCCTCGCCCGCCAGATCCGCGCCGTCGATGCCCAAGTGCGGCTGGCCTTCGGTGGGGTGTTCGCCACACTCAACGCCCAGCTGATCAAGTTGCAGTGTCCCGAGGTGGACTTCGTCTGCCGCGGCGACGGCGAGCAACTCATCCTCGATCTCGTCGGGCAGCTGGACGATCCTGGAGAAGTTGCGGGCCTGACCTGGGCGAAGGACGGCACCGTCGTCCATAACCCCAATCGGGTGCTGGACCGTGCCCTCGACCAGTGGCCGTTTCCCGACCGCGAGAGCCTGCCGCTCGATTTTATCGAGTCGATGCCGCTCGACGTGCCTGCAGTCCTCTCCATGGAGCGCTTCACCACCATGCAGACCTCGCGCGGCTGTCCCTGGCCATGCGTGTTCTGCGACATCCCCATTTTCAACGAAGGCAAGTGGCGCTCGCGCAGCCCGCAACATGTCGTGGACGAGTTCAAACACCTCCAGTCGCTGGGCTACGGTGCCGTCTACTTCGTCGACGACCATTTTCTGCTGCAGCCCAAGCGCATCGAGGCGATCTGCAAGGGCATCAATGATGCCGGGGTCACCATCCAGTGGGGCTGCGAAGGACGTGTAGATTCCACGGCGCAGCATCTGTTCCCCGCCATGGCGAAGGCCCACTGCCGGACGCTGATGTTCGGCATCGAATCCGGCAGTCAGAGAGTGCTCGACCGGCTCCGAAAAGAACAGACGCTGGCGGAGGTTGAGACGGCAGTGAGCAACGCCAAGCAGGCGGGGATCGAGATCGTGCACGGGTTCTTCGTCGTCGGCAGCCCGGACGAGACCGTCGAGGACTTGCGTGCCACCTTTGACTTTGCGGCCAAGCTCCGGCTGGACACCTTTGCGTTTAACCGTCTGTGCGTCTACCGCGGCACTCCGCTCTGGCAGGAGTACCTCCAACGTGGCTTGGTGAACGAAGCGACCGATTGGTACAAGTACTTCAAGTGTTCGGAGATCGATCCCACGTGTCTACCGGGGGAGGTGATCAATGCCGAACGCACCGCTGGCTTCCGGCGGGTGTTCCGGTACAAGCTGACGCGCTACCCGCTGCAGACCATGCGGCTTTTACGCCGCTTCCTGCGTCACATGCCGCTGCGGAACGTGGCTTATTTGCTCATCAAGCCATTCCTCGGGGACAAGCGCGGGCCGACGAAGAATGAAGTACTGTCCCGCGCCGTCGAGCATGGAGCGCTGAAGGACGCGGCAGCGCAGCTGACGCAGGTTTCTGATGCCCAGTTCGAAGAAGTCATCGCAGAATCGAAGGCCGGCCACATTCCGCCAAAGACTGCGGTCGGGTAG
- a CDS encoding 3-hydroxyacyl-ACP dehydratase FabZ family protein translates to MADVLTPAEVLAAIPQQEPFRFVDDILAIDDDHIVARYRFRPEAEFYRGHFPDRPITPGVLLIESMAQAGVVGLGIYLLAKERGSDALANFVTFFTDATVEFSGIVRPDERVVITGRKVLFRRLKIRSKVEMRLENGTLVCAGVLAGIGVAK, encoded by the coding sequence GTGGCTGACGTCCTGACCCCGGCTGAGGTGCTGGCCGCGATCCCGCAGCAAGAGCCTTTTCGCTTCGTCGACGACATTCTTGCGATCGATGATGACCACATCGTCGCCAGATATCGCTTCCGTCCGGAGGCGGAGTTTTACCGTGGGCATTTCCCCGACAGGCCGATCACACCGGGCGTGCTGCTCATCGAGTCCATGGCGCAAGCGGGCGTGGTCGGTCTGGGCATCTACTTGCTGGCGAAGGAACGCGGAAGCGACGCGCTCGCGAACTTTGTCACCTTTTTTACCGACGCCACGGTGGAGTTCTCGGGCATCGTCCGCCCGGATGAGCGGGTCGTCATCACCGGACGGAAAGTTCTCTTCCGGCGCCTGAAGATTCGTTCCAAGGTTGAGATGCGTCTCGAGAACGGCACGCTGGTATGCGCGGGAGTGCTGGCCGGAATAGGGGTGGCCAAATGA
- the fabA gene encoding bifunctional 3-hydroxydecanoyl-ACP dehydratase/trans-2-decenoyl-ACP isomerase, giving the protein MTYAEFRSRSSFTMVELLAFAHGTLVNAAPDGFRARLPAPPLLMLDRILEITRQGARGRIVAERDVRVDDWFFQCHFLGDPVQPGCLGIDAVWQLLGFYGVWNGGLGSGRALGCGEVEFAGQIRPHDHTVRYDVEILRCADLPKSGSMIIIGDGTVCIDGEPIYTIKRAKVGVFRDLDYADYPHPSPRSRGGRLGS; this is encoded by the coding sequence ATGACCTACGCGGAGTTCCGCAGCCGATCGAGTTTCACGATGGTCGAGCTGCTCGCGTTCGCACACGGAACGCTGGTGAACGCCGCGCCGGACGGCTTCCGTGCACGTCTGCCCGCGCCGCCCTTGCTGATGCTGGATCGCATCCTTGAGATTACGCGACAGGGTGCACGCGGGCGGATTGTGGCCGAGCGCGATGTGCGTGTGGACGACTGGTTTTTCCAGTGCCACTTCCTTGGCGATCCGGTACAACCCGGCTGCCTCGGCATCGATGCCGTGTGGCAGCTGCTCGGCTTTTACGGTGTGTGGAACGGCGGCCTGGGCAGCGGTCGCGCGCTCGGCTGCGGCGAGGTCGAGTTTGCCGGACAAATCCGCCCGCACGACCACACGGTGCGCTATGACGTTGAGATCCTGCGCTGCGCCGACCTGCCAAAGTCGGGCTCGATGATCATCATCGGCGATGGGACGGTGTGCATCGACGGCGAGCCCATCTACACCATCAAGCGTGCCAAGGTCGGGGTCTTTCGCGACCTCGATTATGCCGATTACCCGCATCCATCGCCGCGCTCGCGCGGCGGCCGGCTCGGGAGCTGA
- a CDS encoding ketoacyl-ACP synthase III — protein sequence MTLYLHGLGHFHPENEITNRFLEELDIGTSEEWICERVGIRSRRTTLPLDYIVDTRNRDPRAAAAAALYTHAESGRRAAEMAIARAGIAKSDIGMVLAGSSLMDTATPAEACNIARALELEVPAFDINSACTSFFASLYVLSLMQPERLPAFVLIVVPEALTRSVDYTDRASAVLWGDGTIAAVVSTQVPGPARILSNTLMSSPAGADKVVVPRVGHFRQDGRQVQMFAIKKTALLLKQLQDAFQQDRRTLHFVGHQANLRMLEAVCRQCGIPPERHHSNVEWFGNTGAASAPAVISMTWERWTPNDDIAVVGVGAGLTWASFLLRFEAAA from the coding sequence GTGACCCTTTATCTCCATGGCCTGGGACACTTTCACCCGGAGAACGAGATTACGAATCGCTTCTTGGAGGAACTCGACATCGGCACCAGCGAGGAGTGGATTTGCGAACGGGTTGGCATCCGCTCGCGGCGCACCACGTTGCCGCTCGACTACATTGTCGACACACGCAACCGTGATCCGCGGGCCGCCGCCGCGGCGGCTCTGTACACACACGCGGAGTCTGGCCGGCGCGCGGCCGAGATGGCCATCGCCCGGGCCGGCATCGCCAAGTCGGATATCGGGATGGTGCTGGCCGGCTCGTCCTTGATGGACACCGCCACACCGGCCGAGGCGTGCAACATCGCACGGGCACTGGAACTCGAAGTGCCCGCCTTCGACATCAACTCGGCATGCACGAGCTTCTTCGCCAGTCTTTATGTGCTCTCGCTGATGCAGCCGGAGCGGCTCCCGGCGTTTGTGCTCATCGTTGTACCCGAGGCCCTGACCCGATCGGTCGACTACACCGACCGCGCGTCCGCCGTCCTCTGGGGCGACGGCACGATTGCCGCGGTGGTTTCTACGCAGGTGCCCGGCCCCGCCCGCATCCTGAGTAACACGCTCATGTCGAGTCCGGCCGGGGCGGACAAGGTGGTTGTGCCGCGCGTCGGCCATTTCCGCCAAGACGGGCGCCAAGTGCAAATGTTCGCGATCAAGAAAACGGCGCTGCTCCTGAAGCAGTTGCAGGATGCGTTTCAGCAGGACCGGCGCACCCTGCACTTCGTCGGCCATCAGGCCAATTTGCGTATGCTCGAAGCCGTCTGTCGGCAGTGCGGCATTCCGCCGGAGCGGCATCACTCTAATGTCGAGTGGTTCGGCAACACCGGGGCGGCCAGCGCCCCCGCGGTGATCTCGATGACGTGGGAGCGCTGGACGCCAAATGACGACATCGCGGTTGTCGGTGTCGGTGCGGGACTGACGTGGGCCAGCTTTCTCCTTCGCTTTGAGGCGGCGGCATGA